From the genome of Acropora palmata chromosome 4, jaAcrPala1.3, whole genome shotgun sequence, one region includes:
- the LOC141879746 gene encoding uncharacterized protein LOC141879746 gives MEILILYVALVRCCLSEGHSSGEAEYPEIFVSIAGSDSARCGHQSNPCKSIAQAVHRVKGNNGHIYLNGTGTEREPFNCSSGTQHGIEVQKNVSIEGITLTPTVHISCFGGFLFRRTTERELSISLSDIVFQQTALTFEGCIFVQLSRCSFRNASTAVYMRNISNTKLNIQSSSFLDNGVSCVRIFLTSKTHRPFLRVNISGTTFQRNGCIGNHSMKVGAVTIESAVNAISRDALVEIICSEANYTRNCGHFVRIKLPNVTVKGVYVDVMLARNEVGRHQKRSFIVESLFRSKARKCYAKFTNVSCKSNRLLRCIEIECDESDIEIQNSSFYDQHIPHGRGAALSLEATSHAVLNVFDSQLKNNKAKAGGALYLHSKKGTIELLLSRVNFTECAAEKYGCTMLIGSPKSPRITKKTATFKLIANFNDIHVNNCSAIKASKRRTCNVFYFLVFSGNFTISDSSWTNNRNGTDAIFVMGNTGGKTDIAITKCFFVNNSARINWSVIFAALNTHAGSVLIENTTFSNQHKNIGDEENHALLITPEFRMKLCNVVISSRNATGLGIFRFAKTEPKDNKVNIDITKSTFLNSAQDIVVNLINAIDIKFTITNSIFATKNAGPKDVGISFMEKNVTMRNTSSTSIRLENVTFLSRPCNVFDQLSPGLKTIQIRNSTFKDAVCSHRQLSRYHHYFAGAGSVAILSPPDILNKSGCVPKNTNENVHPLWNYKSTVIFQDSTFEGNAGLNAGAVILINGNVTFNRCKFENNFGNKSSGHVYAAYGTGRIHFKDCSFLRTIKRPAANGVLFEKYAFLKSESGGPLVIENTTVVSNLTGRNRSPMVLISNGGYVHIDDKSSMKCSAGSKLLFENTTHFQYGYAIDGSSCRLNVTVLDYSCVSCSPGFYSLQGGVMRGLNSRSFVHCLPCPFGATCIEKNVAARPNFWGYPNLNNSNELTFYPCPEGYCQTPPRRSDARQYNHCVGNRSGFLCGKCAPEYSETLFSTECRKKNECNNHMFWIITILYTTAMAVYLLTKPPILSFLWKQIFWFRKRKGYTAIGGLDGTMDENSESDGYLKIVFYFYQAAELLMVGSAEHLFPHKIPFVLSIIEVFNFELRALQRPIGCPFAGLTAVTKEVLLSGTIFLILAELVTIYCLHFAFNKIRRKEQPSVIHFIAVIVELLLLGYERLAESSLNLMHCFSVGNENRLFIDAEIVCWQWWQYVLLAYIIVFVVPFILVLYFGSSKLYETSISAKEFLGACIFPLPFLMYWSLRKVFLTRRNTSRVTQNNKDLLEVLHGPFRHPKDNDNGTLYWESVLIGRRLVLLYCHAFIADSMFRLICMSVACIVIMLHHVIKSPFKDAIANRSETASLLILTVMAVINLSKATLMSFGITIDGPATSYLEVLDWFQVCVLAFVPSMLAVFLVVAVLSQLGRLILFLSKAIFRFAIQKESLILLAFF, from the exons ATGGAAATTTTAATACTTTACGTTGCTCTTGTCCGTTGCTGCTTATCAGAAGGCCACAGTTCAG GTGAAGCTGAATACCCAGAGATTTTTGTATCCATAGCTGGATCTGATTCTGCAAGGTGTGGTCACCAAAGCAATCCTTGTAAATCAATAGCACAAGCAGTTCATCGAGTTAAAGGAAATAATGGCCACATTTATCTCAACGGCACTGGCACAGAGCGTGAGCCATTCAATTGCAGCTCGGGGACGCAACATGGAATAGAAGTTCAGAAAAATGTCAGCATAGAGGGAATCACTTTAACACCAACCGTACATATCTCATGTTTTGGAGGATTTCTGTTCCGCCGGACCACTGAACGAGAATTATCTATTTCTCTTTCCGATATTGTTTTCCAGCAAACCGCACTGACGTTTGAAGGTTGCATTTTTGTGCAATTATCGAGGTGTTCCTTTCGAAATGCGTCAACGGCAGTTTACATGAGGAACATTTCAAACACCAAACTTAACATCCAAAGTTCGTCATTCCTTGACAACGGTGTGTCCTGTGTTCGAATCTTTCTAACATCAAAAACTCACAGACCATTTCTCAGAGTAAATATTTCTGGGACGACTTTCCAGAGAAACGGTTGTATTGGAAACCACTCTATGAAAGTTGGAGCAGTAACCATTGAATCAGCGGTGAACGCAATTTCACGTGATGCCCTGGTGGAAATTATATGCTCCGAAGCCAACTACACCAGAAACTGTGGTCATTTTGTTCGAATCAAGTTGCCGAATGTGACTGTAAAAGGGGTTTACGTAGACGTGATGCTTGCAAGAAATGAAGTTGGCCGGCACCAGAAGAGATCATTTATCGTGGAAAGTTTGTTTCGTTcgaaagcaagaaaatgctACGCAAAATTTACGAACGTAAGCTGCAAGAGCAACCGTTTATTGCGCTGCATAGAGATCGAATGCGATGAATCTGAcattgaaatccaaaattcTTCCTTTTATGATCAACACATTCCACATGGGAGAGGTGCAGCACTTTCATTAGAGGCAACATCGCACGCAGTATTGAATGTGTTTGACAGCcaattaaaaaacaacaaggcCAAAGCAGGTGGAGCCTTGTACCTACATAGCAAGAAAGGAACAATAGAACTCTTACTTTCACGAGTTAATTTCACAGAGTGCGCTGCAGAAAAGTATGGATGTACAATGTTGATCGGTTCTCCTAAAAGTCCTCGTATCACGAAAAAAACAGCGACATTTAAGTTAATTGCAAATTTCAATGACATTCATGTTAACAACTGCTCCGCTATTAAAGCAAGCAAACGGAGAACCTGCAACGTATTCTATTTTCTGGTCTTTAGTGGAAACTTTACAATCAGCGATTCCTCCTGGACAAACAACAGGAATGGGACAGATGCGATATTTGTGATGGGAAATACTGGCGGTAAAACCGACATCGCCATTacaaagtgtttttttgtgaaCAATTCTGCACGTATAAATTGGTCAGTAATATTCGCGGCACTCAACACACACGCAGGTAGCGTGCTTATTGAGAACACAACATTCTCTAATCAACACAAAAACATTGGTGACGAAGAAAACCACGCATTGCTTATCACTCCAGAGTTCAGAATGAAATTGTGTAATGTGGTCATTAGCTCGCGTAATGCCACTGGGCTCGGAATATTCCGCTTTGCAAAAACGGAGCCTAAAGATAACAAGGTAAACATTGATATCACAAAGTCCACGTTTCTTAACAGTGCACAAGACATTGTGGTCAACCTGATTAATGCCATCGATATTAAATTTACCATAACAAATTCcatttttgcaacaaaaaacgCAGGACCAAAGGACGTTGGCATCTCcttcatggaaaaaaatgtcaccatgagaaacacATCAAGCACTTCAATAAGACTGGAGAACGTAACATTCCTTTCTCGGCCTTGCAACGTTTTTGACCAGCTCAGCCCAGGACTAAAAACTATTCAGATACGGAATTCCACTTTCAAAGATGCCGTTTGTTCTCATCGCCAGCTCTCGAggtatcatcattattttgcaGGAGCTGGCTCTGTGGCCATTCTATCGCCTCCGGATATCCTTAACAAATCTGGATGTGTTCCGAAGAACACAAACGAAAATGTCCACCCTTTGTGGAATTACAAATCTACTGTAATTTTCCAAGACAGTACGTTCGAAGGGAACGCAGGCCTCAACGCAGGTGCCGTTATCTTGATTAATGGCAACGTTACCTTCAACAGGTGCAAGTTTGAGAATAATTTTGGCAATAAAAGCTCTGGACATGTTTACGCAGCGTATGGGACGGGCCGAATCCACTTCAAAGATTGTTCTTTCTTGAGAACTATCAAGAGACCTGCGGCAAACGGAGTTCTTTTCGAAAAATACGCGTTTTTGAAATCCGAAAGTGGAGGACCTTTGGTAATTGAAAACACCACCGTGGTTTCAAATTTGACTGGAAGAAATCGCTCTCCGATGGTGCTCATTTCAAACGGAGGTTACGTCCACATTGATGACAAGTCCAGCATGAAATGCAGCGCTGGAAGCAAGCTGCTGTTTGAAAATACAACGCACTTCCAGTATGGATACGCGATTGATGGTAGTTCCTGTAGATTGAACGTGACTGTTTTAGATTACTCTTGCGTGTCGTGCTCTCCCGGTTTCTACAGTTTGCAAGGAGGTGTTATGCGCGGATTAAATTCTCGCTCATTTGTTCACTGCCTTCCATGTCCCTTTGGGGCGACATGTATTGAGAAAAATGTTGCAGCAAGACCGAATTTCTGGGGATATCCAAATTTGAACAACTCTAACGAATTGACGTTCTATCCATGCCCAGAGGGTTATTGTCAAACCCCACCAAGACGGTCGGATGCTCGACAATATAACCACTGCGTTGGAAATCGAAGCGGATTTCTGTGTGGAAAGTGCGCTCCAGAATACAGTGAGACACTCTTTTCCACTGAGTGCCGcaagaaaaatgaatgcaacaaCCACATGTTTTGGATAATAACAATTCTCTACACGACTGCAATGGCAGTTTATCTTTTGACGAAGCCTCCAATATTAAGCTTTCTTTGGAAACAGATATTTTGGTTCAGGAAACGCAAGGGTTATACCGCCATTGGTGGATTGGACGGGACCATGGATGAAAACTCTGAGTCCGACGGATATCTTAAAATTGTCTTCTACTTTTACCAAGCCGCCGAACTATTGATGGTAGGATCTGCAGAACATTTGTTTCCCCATAAGATACCATTTGTTCTGTCCATCATCGAAGTGTTTAATTTTGAGCTCCGAGCTCTACAGAGACCTATAGGATGTCCGTTTGCCGGACTTACAGCTGTAACAAAGGAAGTATTGCTATCGGGAACGATTTTCCTCATTCTGGCAGAACTAGTGACAATATACTGTCTTCATTTCGCTTTCAACAAGATAAGGAGAAAAGAACAGCCATCTGTTATCCATTTCATTGCTGTGATCGTAGAGTTACTTCTGTTGGGCTATGAGCGACTCGCAGAATCCTCCCTCAATCTTATGCACTGTTTTTCTGTAGGCAATGAAAATCGCCTGTTTATCGATGCAGAGATTGTTTGTTGGCAATGGTGGCAGTACGTTTTATTAGCCTATATTATCGTGTTCGTGGTACCCTTCATCCTTGTGTTATACTTTGGATCGTCAAAGCTTTACGAAACCTCAATCTCTGCCAAAGAGTTTCTGGGAGCGTGCATATTTCCATTGCCATTTCTGATGTACTGGTCACTAAGGAAAGTCTTTTTGACGAGAAGGAATACTTCCCGAGTCACACAGAATAACAAGGACCTTTTAGAAGTGCTGCATGGCCCGTTTCGTCACCCCAAAGACAACGACAATGGAACGCTGTACTGGGAaagcgttttgattggtcgacgACTGGTGCTACTCTACTGTCACGCGTTCATCGCAGATTCTATGTTTCGATTGATTTGTATGTCTGTCGCGTGCATCGTCATAATGCTTCACCATGTCATAAAAAGCCCATTTAAGGATGCTATCGCCAACAGATCTGAAACAGCGTCTCTACTGATCTTGACTGTGATGGCAGTAATTAATCTCTCAAAAGCCACTCTAATGTCGTTTGGAATAACTATTGATGGCCCAGCCACAAGTTACCTGGAAGTCCTCGATTGGTTTCAGGTGTGTGTCTTGGCTTTTGTCCCGTCTATGTTGGCCGTTTTTCTGGTTGTCGCGGTTTTGTCTCAACTCGGTCGTTTAATTCTGTTTCTTTCGAAAGCAATATTTCGCTTCGCCATACAAAAGGAAAGCCTTATACTTCTTGcatttttctga